One genomic segment of Natrononativus amylolyticus includes these proteins:
- a CDS encoding DMT family transporter, translating to MSRTRDLGLFLLIAVLFGTSFPAIKAGLEYLPPLLFAAVRYYLSGLVVLVYAVGFSDRWRPATRNDWVGIIAGGTLFIGATGLTFVGQQYTTSGVAAILISLIPILTAVFAWWLLPAERLTARGAVGVLIGFVGVAVVVSPDPGDLLAAEFVGRTLIAFAAISIALGTVLVRRSHPPMSVVALTGWSMLLGATIQLAFAMAVGESAAAIRPTPTALALVAYLAVFSSGIGFVVYFHLLERFDALEVNLVTYLNPVVAVATGWLVLGEPLLPAAILGFGVIVLGFLVLTESEIAAELAVYRGAGR from the coding sequence ATGTCCCGCACTCGAGACCTCGGACTGTTTCTCCTGATCGCCGTCCTGTTCGGAACGTCGTTTCCGGCGATCAAGGCCGGACTCGAGTACCTGCCGCCGCTGCTGTTCGCGGCGGTCAGGTACTACCTCTCGGGGCTCGTGGTGCTGGTCTACGCGGTCGGCTTCTCCGATCGCTGGCGCCCGGCGACCCGGAACGACTGGGTCGGAATCATCGCCGGCGGCACGCTGTTCATCGGCGCCACCGGGCTCACGTTCGTCGGCCAGCAGTATACGACCAGCGGCGTCGCCGCGATCCTCATCAGCCTGATTCCGATCCTCACGGCCGTCTTCGCGTGGTGGCTCCTGCCCGCCGAGCGGCTCACCGCTCGCGGCGCCGTCGGCGTCCTGATCGGCTTCGTCGGCGTCGCAGTCGTCGTGAGTCCCGATCCGGGCGACTTGCTGGCGGCGGAGTTCGTCGGTCGAACCCTGATCGCTTTCGCCGCGATCAGCATCGCGCTCGGAACCGTGCTGGTTCGTCGTAGCCACCCGCCGATGTCGGTGGTCGCGCTCACCGGCTGGTCGATGCTACTCGGCGCGACCATCCAGCTCGCGTTCGCGATGGCGGTGGGCGAATCCGCCGCGGCGATCCGCCCGACGCCGACCGCGCTCGCGCTCGTCGCCTACCTCGCCGTCTTCTCCTCCGGGATCGGCTTCGTCGTCTACTTTCACCTGCTCGAGCGCTTCGACGCCCTCGAGGTCAACCTCGTCACCTACCTGAACCCCGTGGTGGCGGTCGCGACGGGCTGGCTCGTCCTCGGCGAACCCCTCCTGCCGGCGGCGATCCTGGGGTTCGGCGTGATCGTCCTCGGCTTTCTCGTGCTCACGGAGTCGGAGATCGCGGCCGAACTCGCGGTGTATCGCGGGGCGGGTCGATGA
- a CDS encoding DUF7518 family protein — MSKNRVEELEAAVAELQSTVQGLTEELVESKERIRVLEAELDTESPTRVPERRGEETAPEAADADPDEVEEATATVEDGTEGEPEDSGADDIIVA; from the coding sequence ATGTCGAAAAATCGCGTCGAGGAACTCGAGGCGGCCGTTGCGGAACTGCAGTCGACCGTACAGGGACTCACGGAGGAACTCGTCGAGTCGAAAGAGCGGATTCGCGTGCTCGAGGCGGAACTGGACACCGAGTCGCCGACGCGCGTCCCCGAGCGCCGCGGCGAGGAGACCGCCCCGGAGGCGGCGGACGCAGACCCCGACGAGGTCGAGGAAGCGACTGCCACCGTCGAGGACGGAACCGAGGGCGAACCAGAAGACTCAGGTGCCGACGACATTATCGTTGCGTAA
- a CDS encoding metal-dependent hydrolase, with amino-acid sequence MWPWEHAIMGYLAYSLFSHVVYRESPDGLEAFAVVFASVLPDLIDKPLAWQFGVFETGYELGHSIFFAIPLSIAVGMYARSVGRPRAGLAFALGYLLHLPADVLDSYVRGGRVQFELVLWPVRTVELHPHEHQLSFGEQFSLLFAQYQQELLAGDPSLYIWSQIGIAVAAAVLWLYDGAPVLRECLEYLYGLLDEE; translated from the coding sequence ATGTGGCCCTGGGAGCACGCGATCATGGGATATCTCGCCTACTCGCTGTTCAGCCACGTCGTCTACCGGGAGTCGCCGGACGGACTCGAGGCGTTCGCCGTCGTCTTCGCCTCGGTGCTCCCGGATCTCATCGACAAGCCGCTGGCGTGGCAGTTCGGCGTCTTCGAAACCGGCTACGAGCTGGGCCACTCGATCTTCTTCGCCATCCCCCTCTCGATCGCCGTCGGGATGTACGCGCGATCTGTCGGCCGGCCGCGAGCGGGGCTCGCGTTCGCGCTGGGTTACCTGCTTCACCTGCCCGCCGACGTCCTCGACAGCTACGTCCGGGGCGGACGCGTCCAGTTCGAGCTCGTGCTGTGGCCGGTTCGAACGGTCGAACTCCACCCACACGAACACCAGCTCTCGTTCGGAGAGCAGTTCTCATTGCTGTTCGCCCAGTACCAGCAGGAGCTGCTCGCGGGCGATCCGTCGCTGTACATCTGGAGCCAGATCGGTATCGCCGTCGCCGCCGCCGTTCTCTGGCTCTACGACGGCGCGCCGGTCCTCCGGGAGTGTCTCGAGTACCTGTACGGTCTTCTCGACGAAGAGTAA
- a CDS encoding helix-turn-helix domain-containing protein: MGFIADVRLSSPDLMLAGTLRAVPSVEVETTYHAAATPATPYLFYVARGDDLESFEAVLEDDPSVRAVTCVERLESERVYRVALSEAPLLVVPALVDVGAAFLRGQGSGDGWLVRAWLPDRDALVAFKSFCERNDVAFDLRQLYRSTTATGDGAYGLTAAQREALVTAYEHGYFEEPRRTSLNELGDALNVSSTAVGGRIRRGTAALLETTLLEGAEGT, translated from the coding sequence ATGGGTTTCATCGCCGACGTTCGACTCTCGAGTCCCGACCTCATGCTCGCTGGCACCCTCCGGGCCGTCCCGTCGGTCGAGGTCGAGACGACGTACCACGCCGCGGCGACGCCGGCGACGCCGTACCTCTTCTACGTCGCCCGCGGCGACGACCTCGAGTCGTTCGAGGCGGTCCTCGAGGACGACCCCTCGGTGCGAGCGGTGACCTGCGTCGAGCGCCTCGAGAGCGAGCGGGTGTACCGGGTCGCGCTGTCCGAAGCGCCGCTTCTCGTCGTTCCGGCGCTGGTCGACGTCGGTGCGGCGTTTCTCCGCGGTCAAGGGAGCGGCGACGGCTGGCTGGTCCGGGCGTGGTTGCCCGACCGGGACGCCCTCGTGGCGTTCAAGTCCTTCTGTGAGCGAAACGACGTCGCCTTCGACCTCCGACAGCTCTACCGGTCGACGACGGCGACCGGCGACGGCGCGTACGGGCTGACCGCAGCCCAGCGGGAGGCGCTGGTCACGGCGTACGAACACGGGTACTTCGAGGAGCCCCGCCGAACGTCGCTGAACGAACTCGGGGACGCCCTGAACGTCTCTTCGACCGCCGTCGGGGGACGCATCCGGCGGGGAACGGCGGCGCTGCTCGAGACGACCCTGCTCGAGGGCGCCGAGGGGACTTAA
- a CDS encoding MATE family efflux transporter codes for MTTGAIPSKLLHLAWPLVLGNLLQTFYNLADMFWVGRVSSDAVAAVSLMFPLSWMFVSTAMGITAATIALVSQYVGADDDRMADRVVAQTVLLTLAVSSVLAAVGLAFRAPLLTLIGARGDVYVEAMAYIEIIFLALPFTFLFFAFRASLQGAGDTRTAMWLMVLSAGLNVVLDPFFILGWGPFPEMGTRGAAVATFIARGFATAAGIYILLRGGFGVRLRVGDLAPDLEIQKRLVDIGYPATIDGWARSFAAVAMAGFVARFGAAPTAAYGIGVRLMSVTWSVSGAVGQATATGVGQNLGARAPDRAAAVAKTATAGTMAVIFVAAALVLLFPAQAMGIFVDDPAVIAEGVVFLRIIAPFWALFAGVMVIQGAFRGAGNTREAMVLSFLSRWIFRIPVALVLAFAWSVTVPVLGITVSALDWGVSGIWWAFAAGMGLSFVVAVAWFARGTWKEDVIGEGAGDGQRGLESGDGEGDATSN; via the coding sequence AGACGTTCTACAACCTCGCCGATATGTTCTGGGTGGGGCGCGTGAGTTCGGACGCCGTCGCCGCCGTCTCGCTCATGTTTCCCCTGTCGTGGATGTTCGTCTCGACGGCGATGGGGATCACCGCGGCCACCATCGCGCTCGTCTCCCAGTACGTCGGCGCCGACGACGACCGGATGGCAGACCGGGTCGTCGCCCAGACGGTGTTGCTGACGCTCGCGGTCTCGAGCGTGCTCGCCGCCGTCGGCCTCGCCTTCCGGGCGCCCCTGCTCACCCTGATCGGCGCGCGCGGCGACGTCTACGTCGAGGCGATGGCCTACATCGAAATCATCTTCCTCGCGCTCCCCTTCACGTTTCTCTTCTTCGCGTTCCGGGCCTCGCTGCAGGGTGCCGGGGACACCAGGACCGCGATGTGGCTGATGGTGCTGTCGGCGGGGCTCAACGTCGTGCTCGACCCGTTCTTCATCCTCGGCTGGGGGCCGTTCCCCGAGATGGGGACGCGGGGTGCGGCCGTCGCGACGTTCATCGCCCGCGGGTTCGCCACCGCTGCGGGCATCTACATCCTCCTCCGGGGCGGGTTCGGCGTCCGGCTGCGGGTCGGCGACCTCGCGCCCGATCTCGAGATCCAAAAGCGGCTCGTCGACATCGGCTACCCCGCGACGATCGACGGCTGGGCGCGAAGCTTCGCCGCCGTCGCGATGGCCGGCTTCGTCGCCCGCTTCGGCGCGGCCCCCACTGCCGCCTACGGGATCGGCGTCCGGCTGATGTCCGTCACCTGGTCGGTCTCCGGCGCGGTCGGTCAGGCGACGGCCACCGGCGTCGGCCAGAACCTCGGGGCGCGCGCTCCCGACCGCGCGGCGGCGGTCGCCAAAACTGCCACCGCGGGCACGATGGCGGTGATCTTCGTCGCCGCGGCGCTGGTCCTCCTGTTCCCGGCGCAGGCGATGGGGATCTTCGTCGACGACCCCGCGGTGATCGCCGAGGGCGTCGTCTTCCTGCGGATCATCGCCCCCTTCTGGGCGCTGTTCGCCGGCGTCATGGTGATCCAGGGGGCGTTCCGCGGCGCCGGCAACACCCGCGAAGCGATGGTCCTCTCCTTTCTCTCGCGGTGGATCTTCCGGATCCCCGTGGCGCTCGTGCTGGCGTTCGCCTGGAGCGTAACGGTTCCCGTCCTCGGGATCACCGTGTCTGCTCTCGACTGGGGCGTCTCCGGGATCTGGTGGGCGTTCGCCGCCGGGATGGGACTCTCCTTCGTCGTCGCCGTGGCGTGGTTCGCCCGCGGCACCTGGAAGGAAGACGTCATCGGCGAGGGCGCCGGCGACGGTCAGCGGGGACTCGAGAGCGGCGACGGCGAGGGTGACGCGACGAGTAACTGA
- the smc gene encoding chromosome segregation protein SMC produces MHIKALVLDNFKSFGRKTKIPFYEDFTVVTGPNGSGKSNIIDAVLFALGLARTRGIRAEKLTDLIYNPGHEDGNASGGPREAVVEVVLDNSDGTLERSQVVNAAGSDDVGDCEEIRIRRRVKETEDNYYSYYYLNDRATNLSDIQDLLAQAGVTPEGYNVVMQGDVTEIINMTPYNRRGIIDEIAGVAEFDAKKEDAFEELEIVSERIDEAELRIEEKRARLEQLEDERQAALRYRRLRDETEEYESYRKASELEEKREDLAAVTERIDGLEADLDELQRTLDERQGAVVRLQEDLEDLNAEIERKGEDEQLRIKREIESIKGDISRLEDRIEASEEQIEEAESARREAFVQIDRKQERVEELTGEMREHKLEKASIKAEIQGREGTVEELQAEIDAVDTEYDEVKAELAERKEALESAKTEKNDLQREQDRLLDEARRRSNAITETEAEIEETRETLPEIESERADLERELEKAERNRENIAGVVEDLREEKRELQSTLEEVDDELQAKQQEYAELEANAGESGDSSFGRSVTTILNSGIDGVHGAVAQLGTVSGEYAVACETAAGNRLANVVVDDDVIGQQCIEYLKSRNAGRATFLPITKMRERGLPNAPSDPGVVGFAYDLVDFDPQYAGIFSYVLGDTLVVEDIETARAYMGDFRMVTLDGDLVEKSGAMTGGSRKGSRYSFSGGGKGQLERVATQITDLQDRRESVRSDLRGVEERLDDARDRQTAAADEVRSIESEIEKLAERRDRLEGEIEDLEGELDDLEDERESVDERMTEISGEIETKQGELEEIEADIDDLEAELADSKIPELTARIEEVEAEIAERENRIDGIDSKLNELGLEKQYASDAIEDLHDDIESAQNRKAEYEERIEECEAEIADKREVLSEKHEAVEELESELVELKDERTALREELTAAREARDTQQDQVNAVESKLETARERREALEWEVDSLEADVGEYDPEDVPDHETVLEMIDLLTADMEAMEPVNMLAIDEYDEVREELETLEDGKETLVEEADGIRERIEQYETQKKATFMESYDAIAGHFTEIFEKLSEGTGSLHLEDEEDPFEGGLTMKAQPGDKPIQRLDAMSGGEKSLTALAFIFAIQRHNPAPFYALDEVDAFLDAVNAERVGQMVDELAGRAQFVVVSHRSAMLDRSERAIGVTMQQDNVSAVTGIDLSSEGVPADD; encoded by the coding sequence ATGCACATCAAGGCGCTCGTTCTGGACAACTTCAAGAGCTTCGGCCGAAAGACGAAGATCCCGTTCTACGAGGACTTCACCGTCGTCACCGGGCCGAACGGCTCCGGTAAATCGAACATCATCGACGCCGTCCTCTTCGCGCTCGGCCTCGCTCGCACCCGCGGCATTCGAGCCGAGAAGCTGACCGACCTCATCTACAACCCCGGCCACGAGGACGGGAACGCCAGCGGCGGCCCCCGCGAGGCGGTCGTCGAGGTCGTTCTCGACAACTCGGACGGCACGCTCGAGCGCTCGCAGGTCGTCAACGCCGCCGGCAGCGACGACGTCGGCGACTGCGAGGAGATTCGCATTCGAAGACGGGTCAAGGAGACGGAGGACAACTACTACTCCTACTACTACCTCAACGACCGGGCGACGAACCTCTCGGACATCCAGGATCTCCTCGCCCAGGCCGGCGTCACCCCGGAGGGGTACAACGTCGTCATGCAGGGCGACGTCACCGAGATCATCAACATGACGCCGTACAACCGGCGGGGGATCATCGACGAGATCGCCGGCGTCGCGGAGTTCGACGCCAAGAAGGAAGACGCCTTCGAGGAACTCGAGATCGTCTCCGAGCGGATCGACGAGGCCGAACTCCGGATCGAGGAGAAGCGCGCTCGTCTGGAACAGCTCGAAGACGAGCGCCAGGCCGCTCTCCGGTACCGTCGACTCCGCGACGAAACGGAGGAGTACGAGAGCTACCGGAAGGCCAGCGAACTCGAGGAGAAACGCGAGGACCTCGCGGCGGTCACCGAACGGATCGACGGTCTCGAGGCGGACCTCGACGAGCTCCAGCGCACCCTCGACGAGCGCCAGGGGGCGGTCGTCCGCCTCCAGGAGGACCTCGAGGACCTGAACGCCGAAATCGAGCGCAAGGGCGAAGACGAGCAGCTCCGGATCAAACGCGAGATCGAGTCGATCAAGGGCGACATCTCGCGGCTGGAAGACCGCATCGAGGCCAGCGAGGAACAGATCGAGGAGGCCGAGTCGGCCCGCCGCGAGGCGTTCGTCCAGATCGACCGCAAGCAAGAGCGCGTCGAGGAGCTCACCGGCGAGATGCGCGAGCACAAACTCGAGAAGGCCTCGATCAAAGCCGAGATCCAGGGGCGAGAGGGAACCGTAGAGGAACTCCAGGCGGAGATCGACGCGGTCGACACCGAGTACGACGAGGTGAAAGCCGAGCTGGCGGAGCGAAAGGAGGCGCTCGAGAGCGCGAAAACCGAGAAGAACGACCTCCAGCGCGAGCAGGATCGGCTGCTCGACGAGGCCCGCCGGCGCTCGAACGCGATCACCGAGACCGAAGCCGAGATCGAGGAGACCCGCGAGACACTGCCAGAGATCGAGAGCGAGCGGGCGGACCTCGAGCGCGAACTCGAGAAGGCCGAACGAAACCGCGAGAACATCGCGGGCGTCGTCGAGGACCTGCGCGAAGAGAAGCGGGAGCTGCAGTCGACGCTCGAGGAGGTAGACGACGAGCTCCAGGCGAAACAACAGGAGTACGCCGAACTCGAGGCCAACGCGGGCGAGAGCGGCGACTCCTCCTTCGGCCGCTCGGTGACGACGATCCTGAACTCGGGGATCGACGGCGTCCACGGCGCGGTCGCCCAGCTCGGGACGGTCTCGGGCGAGTACGCCGTCGCCTGCGAGACCGCGGCGGGCAACCGCCTCGCGAACGTGGTCGTCGACGACGACGTGATCGGCCAGCAGTGTATCGAGTACCTGAAATCGCGCAACGCCGGCCGGGCGACGTTCCTGCCGATCACGAAGATGCGCGAACGCGGCCTGCCGAACGCGCCCTCCGACCCCGGCGTCGTGGGTTTCGCGTACGATCTCGTCGACTTCGACCCGCAGTACGCGGGGATCTTCTCGTACGTCCTCGGGGACACCCTCGTCGTCGAGGACATCGAGACGGCCCGCGCGTACATGGGCGACTTCCGCATGGTCACCCTCGACGGCGACCTAGTCGAGAAGTCGGGGGCGATGACCGGCGGCTCCCGAAAGGGGTCGCGGTACTCCTTTTCCGGCGGCGGGAAGGGACAGCTCGAGCGCGTCGCCACCCAGATCACCGATCTCCAGGACCGCCGGGAGTCGGTCCGGAGCGACCTCCGCGGCGTCGAGGAGCGACTGGACGACGCCCGCGACCGCCAGACGGCCGCGGCCGACGAGGTTCGCTCGATCGAATCCGAAATCGAGAAGCTCGCGGAGCGACGCGACCGCCTCGAGGGCGAGATCGAGGACCTCGAGGGCGAACTCGACGACCTCGAGGACGAACGCGAGTCCGTCGACGAGCGGATGACCGAGATCTCCGGGGAGATCGAGACGAAGCAGGGCGAACTCGAGGAGATCGAGGCCGACATCGACGACCTGGAGGCCGAACTCGCCGACTCGAAGATCCCCGAGCTGACGGCGCGGATCGAGGAGGTCGAAGCCGAGATCGCAGAGCGCGAGAACCGCATCGACGGCATCGACTCGAAGCTGAACGAACTCGGCCTCGAGAAACAGTACGCGTCCGACGCCATCGAGGACCTCCACGACGACATCGAGAGCGCCCAGAACCGCAAGGCCGAGTACGAGGAGCGAATCGAGGAGTGCGAGGCGGAGATCGCCGACAAGCGCGAGGTCCTGTCGGAGAAACACGAGGCCGTCGAGGAACTCGAGAGCGAACTCGTCGAACTCAAAGACGAGCGAACGGCGCTCCGCGAGGAGCTCACCGCGGCGCGAGAGGCCCGTGATACACAGCAGGACCAGGTGAACGCCGTCGAGAGCAAACTCGAGACCGCACGCGAGCGAAGGGAAGCCCTCGAGTGGGAGGTCGACTCCCTCGAGGCCGACGTCGGCGAGTACGACCCCGAGGACGTGCCGGATCACGAGACGGTCCTCGAGATGATCGACCTTCTCACGGCGGACATGGAGGCGATGGAACCGGTGAACATGCTCGCGATCGACGAGTACGACGAGGTCCGCGAGGAACTGGAAACGCTCGAGGACGGGAAGGAGACGCTGGTCGAGGAGGCCGACGGCATCCGCGAGCGGATCGAGCAGTACGAGACCCAGAAGAAGGCGACGTTCATGGAGTCCTACGACGCGATCGCCGGCCACTTCACGGAGATCTTCGAGAAGCTCTCGGAGGGGACCGGCTCGCTCCACTTAGAGGACGAGGAGGACCCCTTCGAGGGCGGGCTGACGATGAAGGCCCAGCCCGGCGACAAACCCATCCAGCGCCTGGACGCGATGTCCGGGGGCGAGAAGTCCCTGACCGCGCTTGCCTTTATCTTCGCCATCCAGCGCCACAATCCGGCGCCGTTCTACGCGCTCGACGAGGTTGACGCCTTCCTCGATGCGGTCAACGCCGAGCGGGTCGGCCAGATGGTCGACGAACTCGCCGGGCGCGCCCAGTTCGTCGTCGTCTCGCACCGCTCGGCGATGCTCGACCGCTCCGAGCGGGCGATCGGGGTGACGATGCAACAGGACAACGTGAGCGCGGTGACGGGAATCGACCTGAGCAGCGAGGGGGTGCCGGCCGATGACTGA
- the gatB gene encoding Asp-tRNA(Asn)/Glu-tRNA(Gln) amidotransferase subunit GatB gives MTAQTVQQGDLVTVIGLEVHVQLETETKIFCGCPTEPTDEPNEHVCPVCLGLPGTLPVLNEAAVESAVKIGKAIDADIPEETRFHRKNYYYPDLPKNFQITQYDEPICQRGELEIAVEGERRSVTIERAHLEEDPGSLQHVGGGGGIDSAEYTLVNYNRAGVPLMEIVTAPDFRSPSEVRAFLAELEEVLEYLGVFDAGRDGSLRVDANLSIIPAEEADDDGEIGLEALEAANRTEVKNISSHKGAEKALAYEETRQKNAIQRGRAVEQETRHWDESRGITVSMRSKEAEKDYRYFAEADLPPLRVAGWTEEIDIPELPTARRERFRAEYDLSEEAASKLTSTKQVADFYEEVALEYDPDLAATWVADELLGELNYRDMEITDLEGRLEEVHRLVELVADEEITAKNAKEVVLRGMLDDGDEPDEIVDREALGKTGEDEVKQAVLEALEENPEAVADYEAGDDGAINFLVGQVMGKTGGSADPGDVNGLLRAELDG, from the coding sequence ATGACCGCACAAACCGTCCAGCAGGGCGACCTCGTCACCGTCATCGGCCTCGAGGTCCACGTCCAGCTGGAAACCGAGACCAAGATCTTCTGTGGCTGTCCCACCGAGCCGACCGACGAGCCCAACGAGCACGTCTGTCCGGTCTGTCTCGGCCTCCCCGGCACGCTGCCGGTACTCAACGAGGCCGCCGTCGAATCCGCGGTGAAGATCGGAAAGGCGATCGACGCCGACATCCCCGAGGAGACCCGCTTTCACCGGAAGAACTACTACTACCCCGACCTGCCGAAGAACTTTCAAATCACCCAGTACGACGAGCCGATCTGCCAGCGCGGCGAACTCGAGATCGCAGTCGAGGGCGAGCGCCGGAGCGTGACGATCGAACGGGCGCACCTGGAGGAAGATCCCGGCAGCCTCCAGCACGTCGGCGGCGGTGGCGGCATCGACAGCGCGGAGTACACCCTGGTCAACTACAACCGCGCCGGCGTCCCGCTGATGGAGATCGTCACCGCCCCCGACTTCCGCTCGCCGTCTGAGGTGCGGGCGTTTCTGGCCGAACTCGAGGAGGTCCTCGAGTACCTCGGCGTCTTCGACGCCGGACGGGACGGCAGCCTCCGCGTCGACGCGAACCTCTCGATTATCCCCGCCGAGGAGGCCGACGACGACGGCGAGATCGGCCTCGAGGCGCTCGAGGCGGCGAACCGAACGGAGGTCAAGAACATCTCGAGTCACAAGGGCGCGGAGAAGGCGCTGGCCTACGAGGAGACCCGCCAGAAGAACGCCATCCAGCGCGGCCGCGCGGTCGAACAGGAGACGCGCCACTGGGACGAGAGCCGGGGGATCACGGTCTCGATGCGCTCGAAAGAAGCGGAGAAGGACTACCGGTACTTCGCAGAGGCCGACCTCCCGCCGCTTCGCGTCGCGGGCTGGACGGAAGAGATCGACATTCCGGAGCTGCCGACGGCCCGCCGCGAGCGCTTCCGCGCGGAGTACGACCTGAGCGAGGAGGCCGCCTCGAAGCTCACCTCGACGAAGCAGGTCGCCGACTTCTACGAGGAGGTCGCCCTCGAGTACGACCCCGACCTGGCGGCGACGTGGGTCGCCGACGAACTGCTCGGCGAGCTCAACTACCGGGACATGGAGATCACGGACCTCGAGGGCCGCCTCGAGGAAGTCCACCGGCTGGTCGAACTCGTCGCCGACGAGGAGATCACCGCGAAGAACGCGAAGGAGGTCGTGCTCCGGGGGATGCTCGACGACGGCGACGAACCCGACGAAATCGTCGACCGCGAGGCGCTCGGCAAGACCGGCGAGGACGAGGTGAAACAGGCCGTCCTCGAGGCCCTCGAGGAGAACCCCGAGGCCGTCGCCGACTACGAGGCGGGCGACGACGGCGCGATCAACTTCCTGGTCGGCCAGGTGATGGGGAAGACCGGCGGCAGCGCGGACCCGGGTGACGTCAACGGGCTGCTCAGGGCGGAGCTGGACGGCTAG
- a CDS encoding helix-turn-helix domain-containing protein gives MRQPTSIGAEEVLRVFDRLETPREPLRTEEVEDALGADGEPIDDVLSALAAQGRLETKRFGDRDRVWWRSRGTRGEEWRIRSLTDTLVDRVLEVSPIGIIVVDPAGQMRFANERAMETLGLTREEITARTFDNPDWEIYYDDGTPVPTEENPVARVLKTKAPVFGFEHWIALPDGSERWLSSNSAPVFDDEGEVDFVVVGFEDATELKRREEKLTSDHVRLLELRADRAAVPPSLRDSSDGEIRIDVTSIVTLPEGRAIQYMSTEDLSASEFVTAVEEVPHYFNVRLLSTSGGRTRVEAHAEPATVSEVFQSLGGRARAVIIDAEAVRFLGEIPGDVEPRAVLKGVRFFHPEVELLCQELVYSPRVLQRVVEEALTDRQFAALETAYYGGYFDSPRASTGDELAAHFGVTRQTFNQHLRKAERVVFEHLFEKSGEDAR, from the coding sequence ATGCGCCAGCCGACGTCGATCGGTGCGGAGGAGGTGCTCCGCGTCTTCGACCGTCTCGAAACCCCCCGTGAACCGCTTCGCACGGAGGAAGTCGAGGACGCCCTGGGAGCCGACGGCGAACCGATCGACGACGTGCTCTCCGCCCTCGCCGCCCAGGGTCGTCTCGAGACGAAACGGTTCGGCGACCGCGACCGCGTCTGGTGGCGATCGCGCGGGACTCGCGGGGAGGAGTGGAGGATTCGATCGCTGACGGACACCCTGGTCGATCGCGTTCTCGAGGTCAGCCCCATCGGGATAATCGTCGTCGATCCCGCCGGTCAGATGCGGTTCGCGAACGAGCGTGCGATGGAGACGCTCGGTCTCACGCGCGAGGAGATTACGGCCCGCACGTTCGATAACCCCGACTGGGAGATCTACTACGACGACGGCACGCCGGTACCGACCGAGGAGAATCCCGTCGCTCGCGTCCTGAAGACGAAGGCGCCAGTCTTCGGGTTCGAACACTGGATCGCGCTCCCGGACGGATCCGAGCGCTGGCTCTCGAGTAACTCGGCGCCCGTGTTCGACGACGAGGGCGAGGTGGACTTCGTCGTCGTCGGATTCGAAGACGCGACGGAGTTGAAGCGACGCGAGGAAAAGCTGACCAGCGACCACGTCCGCCTGCTCGAACTCCGGGCCGACCGGGCCGCCGTCCCGCCCTCGCTCCGCGATTCGTCGGACGGCGAGATCCGCATCGACGTCACGTCTATCGTCACCCTCCCGGAGGGGCGAGCGATTCAGTACATGTCGACCGAGGACCTTTCGGCGAGCGAGTTCGTCACCGCGGTAGAGGAGGTTCCACACTACTTCAACGTGCGGTTGCTCAGCACCAGCGGCGGACGCACTCGAGTCGAAGCCCACGCGGAACCGGCCACCGTCTCGGAAGTGTTCCAGTCCCTCGGCGGTCGCGCGCGGGCCGTGATTATCGACGCCGAGGCGGTCCGTTTTCTCGGCGAGATCCCCGGCGACGTCGAACCGCGGGCGGTTCTTAAGGGGGTCCGCTTCTTCCATCCCGAGGTCGAACTCCTGTGTCAGGAACTCGTCTACTCGCCGCGGGTCCTCCAGCGCGTGGTCGAAGAGGCGCTCACGGATCGGCAGTTCGCCGCGCTCGAGACGGCGTACTACGGCGGCTACTTCGACTCGCCGCGGGCGAGCACCGGCGACGAACTCGCCGCTCACTTCGGCGTGACCCGCCAGACGTTCAACCAGCACCTCCGCAAGGCGGAGCGGGTCGTCTTCGAGCACCTCTTCGAGAAGTCCGGCGAGGACGCACGCTGA
- a CDS encoding HalOD1 output domain-containing protein, translating to MPADPPPSIESDHVGYDPTTGTYHAAFGVDRGSDAVVVAVVETIGAITGRELTEIPPLYRTVNPSALGDLISAPREKPINVTFTHDGVDVRVSSQGTVVARPVDD from the coding sequence ATGCCTGCTGATCCACCCCCGTCGATCGAATCCGACCACGTCGGCTACGACCCAACGACCGGAACGTACCACGCCGCCTTCGGCGTCGACCGCGGCTCCGACGCGGTCGTCGTCGCCGTCGTCGAAACGATCGGCGCGATCACCGGCCGCGAACTGACCGAGATTCCGCCGCTGTACCGAACGGTAAACCCGAGCGCCCTCGGCGACCTCATCAGCGCGCCTCGAGAGAAACCGATCAACGTGACGTTCACCCACGACGGCGTCGACGTCCGCGTCTCGAGTCAGGGTACCGTCGTCGCTCGTCCCGTCGACGACTGA